In a genomic window of Curtobacterium flaccumfaciens pv. betae:
- a CDS encoding transglutaminaseTgpA domain-containing protein has protein sequence MSAPARGRADVREILERDDDLRDVPSAWVVALAPVPVLLAALAIRPLVQGIAWWASGVVVVAVLVAVMLAVRRQTPGIRFVVLVGTVIACSCAAALVNDIQPLGWLDADGALGETLAAIRLNPAPLPQTDAIRLVVTASIGWVAAVSLFLAAIARIPSLAAAPALVILIVPGVITGQPAGTPLVIATAVAFLALLWLSVRPVQRALPAAVVGAIGLVVAIGLPTIVPLNASWLSGVTGAIQSPIQPGRPGTLLELGNDLRRPSELEVFRYRSSDGQPEYLKLADLDEFGTGDWVPTVTNAAEADTADEQQWAEGVNPRLASRGDVTVRITGLSSTYLPVPSGAVSIESQSTNLDLSQWRWMGNSSTVRSTGAATARGAMYEVYGASTFANDYLDAVAASGVLARSDGRGFREPSRQQLRTDLALPDDLPANISTTATRVAAAATDDYGRARALEQWFRSDLFTYSETAPVEQGYDGDSMDVVSTFLKVRDGYCVHFSSAMAVMARTLGIPSRIAVGYRAGSPQPDGEYAVSNRQLHSWPELYIRGAGWVAFEPTPDSDEAAPSEEPSASPTAAAPESPLPAPEQTTPAQDSASPTPSASPAPGAAGASGSGDAGGPVGLLVGLLLVLAVLVAPGLVRAVRRRSRLSAIAAGRSPAVQAWRELLDDVADHGYAPGIAPPGDAAAVARTARAVLGRLRPGLPASVVPHLEATVDAVDRERFAADGVASVDTSALERHVREARGALDASVPTLRVVRSRLLPPSLLPSSAWSHDGPKPRRRDRRTA, from the coding sequence GTGAGCGCACCCGCGCGTGGCCGTGCCGACGTGCGCGAGATCCTCGAGCGCGACGACGACCTGCGTGACGTCCCGAGCGCCTGGGTCGTGGCCCTCGCGCCGGTGCCCGTGCTCCTGGCCGCACTCGCCATCCGGCCGCTCGTGCAGGGCATCGCCTGGTGGGCATCGGGCGTCGTTGTCGTCGCCGTGCTCGTCGCCGTGATGCTCGCGGTGCGCCGCCAGACGCCCGGTATCCGCTTCGTCGTCCTGGTCGGTACGGTCATCGCCTGCTCGTGCGCCGCCGCCCTGGTCAACGACATCCAACCGCTCGGGTGGCTCGACGCAGACGGGGCCCTCGGGGAGACGCTCGCCGCGATCCGCCTGAACCCCGCACCGCTGCCGCAGACCGACGCGATCCGGCTCGTGGTCACCGCGTCGATCGGCTGGGTCGCGGCGGTCTCGCTGTTCCTCGCCGCCATCGCGCGGATCCCGTCGCTCGCCGCGGCACCGGCCCTCGTCATCCTGATCGTTCCGGGTGTCATCACCGGGCAGCCCGCCGGCACCCCGCTCGTCATCGCCACGGCGGTGGCGTTCCTCGCCCTGCTCTGGCTGTCCGTCCGCCCCGTGCAGCGCGCACTGCCGGCCGCCGTGGTCGGGGCGATCGGGCTCGTCGTGGCCATCGGGCTGCCGACGATCGTGCCGCTCAACGCCAGCTGGTTGTCCGGCGTGACCGGTGCGATCCAGTCGCCGATCCAGCCCGGACGGCCCGGCACCCTGCTCGAACTCGGCAACGACCTGCGCCGCCCGAGCGAGCTCGAGGTGTTCCGCTACCGCTCGTCGGACGGGCAGCCCGAGTACCTCAAGCTCGCCGACCTGGACGAGTTCGGCACGGGGGACTGGGTGCCGACCGTGACGAACGCGGCCGAGGCCGACACGGCCGACGAGCAGCAGTGGGCCGAGGGCGTCAACCCGCGCCTCGCGAGCCGCGGCGACGTGACCGTCCGGATCACCGGGCTGTCCAGCACCTACCTGCCGGTGCCGTCGGGTGCGGTGTCGATCGAGTCGCAGTCCACCAACCTCGACCTGTCGCAGTGGCGGTGGATGGGGAACTCGAGCACCGTCCGGTCGACCGGAGCCGCGACCGCCCGCGGTGCGATGTACGAGGTCTACGGGGCCTCGACCTTCGCCAACGACTACCTTGACGCGGTCGCCGCCTCGGGGGTGCTCGCCCGCTCCGACGGCCGTGGCTTCCGGGAGCCCAGCCGCCAGCAGCTGCGCACCGACCTCGCCCTGCCCGACGACCTGCCGGCGAACATCTCGACCACCGCGACCCGCGTCGCCGCCGCCGCGACCGACGACTACGGGCGGGCACGGGCACTCGAGCAGTGGTTCCGCAGCGACCTGTTCACGTACTCCGAGACCGCTCCCGTCGAGCAGGGGTACGACGGCGACAGCATGGACGTCGTCTCGACGTTCCTGAAGGTCCGCGACGGGTACTGCGTGCACTTCTCGTCCGCGATGGCCGTGATGGCCCGCACGCTCGGCATCCCCTCGCGCATCGCGGTCGGGTACCGGGCCGGGTCGCCGCAGCCCGACGGCGAGTACGCGGTGTCGAACCGGCAGCTGCACTCCTGGCCCGAGCTGTACATCCGGGGCGCGGGGTGGGTCGCCTTCGAGCCGACGCCCGACTCCGACGAGGCCGCGCCGTCCGAGGAGCCCTCGGCCTCGCCGACCGCGGCGGCACCGGAGTCCCCGCTGCCGGCTCCCGAGCAGACCACCCCGGCGCAGGATTCCGCGTCACCGACCCCGTCGGCCTCCCCGGCGCCGGGTGCCGCGGGTGCGTCCGGCTCCGGCGACGCAGGTGGCCCCGTCGGGCTGCTCGTGGGGCTGCTGCTCGTGCTCGCGGTCCTCGTCGCCCCGGGCCTCGTGCGCGCTGTCCGCCGCCGGTCGAGGCTGTCGGCGATCGCCGCCGGCCGGTCGCCCGCCGTGCAGGCCTGGCGGGAGTTGCTCGACGACGTCGCCGACCACGGGTACGCCCCGGGCATCGCGCCGCCGGGTGATGCCGCCGCCGTAGCCCGGACCGCCCGAGCCGTGCTCGGACGACTACGGCCCGGGTTGCCGGCGTCGGTCGTGCCCCACCTGGAGGCCACGGTCGACGCGGTCGATCGGGAGCGCTTCGCCGCCGACGGGGTCGCATCGGTGGACACTTCGGCGCTGGAGCGGCACGTCCGCGAAGCTCGTGGCGCACTCGACGCGTCGGTGCCCACCCTGCGTGTCGTGCGGTCGCGCCTGCTGCCGCCGAGCCTGCTGCCGTCGTCCGCCTGGTCCCACGACGGGCCGAAGCCCCGGCGTCGCGATCGTCGCACGGCCTGA